In Dehalococcoidia bacterium, one genomic interval encodes:
- a CDS encoding DUF3854 domain-containing protein, which yields MTNEVFSAAIPELMQPHLEHLQASAIDIDVIRERGYKSILGKAPLDEAGFATYQRRAPGILIPMFAPDGSAVGYQYRPDNPRTNGKGKPIKYETPLDAGVRLDMPRRCQPMAGNPNIPILFTEGLKKGDAIASKGGCAVALLGVYNFRGRNEYGGTTLLADFDSLALKDRDVYIAFDSDASTKPQVLNAEARLAEHLRRKGAGVKIIRIPPGPNGEKQGADDFLAAGHTLDDLMALAIEVLPAPTPQPNDGLPTIVVNREPTDVLNDVLKALEAGNNPERLFLRSGRLVRIVSDERDRLAIQELTDAAMCGEMLRVAHFENVSDKRATPAWPPDKLVRVLPTLPGAKFPPLLGLTEVPVVSQDGSVRTTPGYDPESKLFYAPLPGFRMPTITEAPTDNDLKAARDLLLEIFIDFPFDSEASRTNCVGALLGVILKPLIKGPSPAVVVDKPRAGTGASLVCDCISIIATGHAGATMGMPKDDAEMNQTLFSHAMGGTALNVIDNVEAKLISPELARYLTSPEVTQRIMKTQTTVTVPNRMSVFITGNNVRLGGDLPRRCYSVRMDAKLARPWERDSSRFRHPKICQWVSETRGNILAAIYTLAKAWIQCDKPAPEKTVKLGSFESYTAVVGGILEFAGIKGFLGNQDDTYGRSDVDGAQFEAFTSVWSEVFGIRGVTTKELITSEEIMAVLPDIMAPRKDRDHSRIVGNALAKYADTRYGNGLILKRLPETKRHAVLWCVVSYEDANSPSPDIAPTKETDQWKL from the coding sequence ATGACAAATGAAGTATTTTCGGCTGCAATACCGGAGTTGATGCAGCCACATTTGGAGCACCTTCAGGCGTCCGCCATAGACATTGATGTGATTCGTGAGCGCGGATACAAAAGCATCCTAGGCAAGGCCCCGCTGGATGAGGCCGGATTTGCCACATACCAGAGGCGAGCGCCTGGTATCCTCATCCCAATGTTCGCCCCTGACGGATCAGCAGTCGGATATCAGTACCGGCCAGATAACCCGCGCACTAATGGCAAGGGCAAGCCCATCAAATATGAGACGCCTCTCGATGCCGGAGTGCGGCTCGACATGCCGCGACGGTGCCAGCCTATGGCGGGCAATCCTAACATACCCATACTTTTCACCGAGGGCCTCAAGAAAGGTGATGCGATAGCCTCTAAAGGCGGGTGTGCTGTTGCACTCCTTGGGGTATACAACTTCCGAGGCCGGAACGAATACGGCGGGACAACGCTCCTGGCCGATTTTGATTCGCTTGCCTTGAAAGATCGGGACGTTTACATCGCCTTTGACAGTGATGCTTCGACCAAGCCCCAAGTGCTCAATGCTGAGGCGCGGCTAGCCGAACATCTAAGGCGGAAGGGTGCCGGAGTGAAGATCATCCGTATACCGCCCGGGCCAAATGGCGAAAAACAGGGTGCTGATGATTTTCTTGCAGCCGGGCATACGCTCGATGATCTGATGGCGCTGGCAATTGAAGTATTGCCCGCGCCAACTCCGCAGCCAAACGATGGATTGCCAACTATCGTAGTCAATCGAGAGCCTACGGACGTGCTGAACGATGTCTTAAAAGCACTTGAGGCCGGGAACAATCCAGAACGTCTATTCCTCCGAAGCGGCCGATTGGTGCGGATCGTATCCGATGAGAGGGACCGACTGGCCATACAAGAGTTGACAGATGCCGCCATGTGTGGAGAGATGTTGCGTGTGGCGCACTTTGAAAACGTAAGCGATAAGCGTGCTACTCCGGCATGGCCCCCAGACAAGCTGGTTAGGGTGCTACCAACACTGCCAGGTGCGAAGTTCCCTCCGTTGTTAGGACTTACCGAGGTCCCCGTAGTATCTCAGGATGGCTCAGTAAGGACAACGCCAGGCTATGACCCTGAATCAAAGTTGTTCTACGCTCCATTACCTGGGTTCCGTATGCCGACAATCACTGAGGCACCAACGGATAATGACCTAAAAGCAGCCCGGGACTTGCTTTTGGAAATTTTTATTGACTTCCCGTTTGATTCTGAGGCCAGCCGCACAAATTGCGTTGGTGCTCTTCTGGGAGTGATACTCAAGCCACTCATCAAGGGACCGTCGCCAGCTGTTGTAGTAGATAAACCGCGAGCAGGCACAGGGGCTAGCCTTGTATGTGATTGTATATCTATCATCGCCACTGGACATGCAGGAGCCACGATGGGCATGCCGAAGGACGACGCTGAGATGAACCAAACCTTGTTCTCCCATGCAATGGGAGGCACCGCGCTTAACGTTATCGACAACGTAGAAGCCAAGTTAATCTCGCCAGAACTAGCCAGGTATCTTACATCTCCTGAAGTAACCCAACGGATCATGAAGACCCAAACGACGGTGACAGTACCAAATCGGATGAGTGTGTTTATCACTGGAAATAATGTGCGCCTTGGTGGTGATTTGCCTCGTCGGTGCTACTCCGTGCGGATGGACGCCAAATTGGCTCGCCCCTGGGAGCGAGACTCCAGCCGATTCCGGCATCCCAAAATATGCCAATGGGTAAGCGAGACGCGTGGAAATATCCTCGCCGCTATCTATACTCTAGCCAAGGCATGGATCCAATGTGATAAGCCGGCACCTGAAAAAACAGTGAAGTTAGGCTCTTTCGAGAGTTACACAGCGGTTGTCGGTGGCATTCTTGAGTTTGCCGGGATTAAAGGATTCCTGGGCAATCAAGATGACACTTACGGCCGGAGCGATGTCGACGGTGCACAATTCGAGGCGTTCACCAGTGTTTGGAGTGAGGTATTTGGCATTCGCGGCGTTACCACCAAGGAGTTGATTACCTCTGAAGAGATCATGGCGGTACTACCCGATATTATGGCCCCACGCAAGGACCGCGACCACTCTCGGATCGTGGGTAATGCCCTCGCTAAGTACGCCGATACCCGCTACGGCAACGGATTGATACTTAAGCGATTGCCCGAAACAAAAAGACACGCCGTTTTATGGTGTGTGGTGAGTTATGAGGATGCTAACTCACCATCACCTGACATCGCACCAACAAAGGAGACTGATCAGTGGAAGCTATGA
- a CDS encoding helix-turn-helix domain-containing protein: MQRTIEPLVYNQKEAAKALGISEKTCQELVRAGKIPSIRISARRIIIPKKAIEKILEEGSNVA, translated from the coding sequence ATGCAAAGAACCATAGAGCCCCTTGTCTATAACCAGAAAGAGGCGGCCAAAGCACTCGGGATCAGCGAGAAAACCTGTCAGGAGCTAGTCCGAGCGGGGAAAATCCCCTCAATCAGAATTTCCGCGCGCCGGATCATAATCCCGAAAAAGGCAATCGAGAAAATTCTTGAAGAGGGCTCAAACGTCGCCTAG